The DNA region CTTTCCAAAGCGCAGGAAGCCACCGCAAACGCTGAAAAGTTTATGAATGTGGTACGCAGGCACACTACCATTGAAGAACTTACCCCTACTCTGCTGCGGGAGTTTGTG from Desulfovibrio desulfuricans includes:
- a CDS encoding DUF4368 domain-containing protein, yielding DSVTGRISDERFTELSADYEAEQKELKERAARLREELSKAQEATANAEKFMNVVRRHTTIEELTPTLLREFV